In Mangrovivirga cuniculi, the following proteins share a genomic window:
- a CDS encoding flotillin family protein, which translates to MTDKILMITLIVGVILVIGIISMFIKMYRKAVQGEALIRTGLGDAKVSFSGIFVVPVLHKLEVMDITLKTLNISRMAKDGLICKDNMRADIKVSFFIRVNKTTEDVIHVAQSIGCHRASEISELERLFDAKFSEALKTVGKHFDFVELYNSRASFKEKILQEIGTDLNGYVLDDCAIDYVEQTSIHDLNQDNILDSQGIKKIIELTSEEKIKANLIEREKEKTIKKQDVEARETILQLERQQIEKEEQQRREVESIKARESAEIERVQAENDKKAQNARIATEEEIGVAEENKLRQILVAQKNKEKADAIESERVEQARALEATERERVVELAQIEKEKSLEVERRNIQEVIRERVTVEKATVEEEEKIKDTRANAEAERNKQVAITVAEQKAQEALVQEIKAAEAARQASESLAKKALIDAEAEQSAAIHKAEAMKTLADAEAAQKAAIGMSEAQVMSAKAEAKEKEGESEASVIEMKADAEAKGIKMKSNAQAEADERLGFVAAKVAREKGKADSEVTEVMATAKEKEGLAEASVMAAKAKADADGIKEKAEAMKILDGAGMEHEEFKMRLDKDRAVELAQLDVNRQIAEAQAEVMAEAMKTANIDIIGGESTFFNQIVGSMAKGKAIDGFMKSSDVITDVKDAFLKSDGGSSFRNNIGEIMSTLNISSEDLKNLSISALLFKMMQNAQDDDMKDNIRQLMGIAKSAGLDNESPRKLGLA; encoded by the coding sequence ATGACAGATAAAATTCTAATGATTACATTGATCGTTGGAGTAATTCTGGTGATCGGAATTATCTCAATGTTCATAAAAATGTACCGAAAAGCGGTACAGGGTGAAGCGCTAATCCGGACCGGATTGGGAGACGCCAAAGTTTCTTTCTCAGGTATATTTGTTGTACCTGTATTGCACAAGCTGGAAGTGATGGATATCACTTTGAAGACTTTGAACATCTCCAGAATGGCTAAAGATGGTCTGATCTGTAAAGATAACATGCGGGCAGATATCAAGGTGAGTTTCTTTATCAGGGTAAATAAAACTACTGAGGATGTAATTCATGTAGCTCAATCAATCGGATGTCACAGAGCATCAGAGATTAGTGAGTTAGAACGCCTTTTTGATGCGAAATTTTCCGAGGCATTAAAAACTGTAGGTAAACATTTTGATTTTGTTGAATTATATAATTCCAGGGCGAGTTTTAAAGAGAAAATCCTTCAGGAAATTGGTACTGACCTAAATGGATATGTCTTAGATGACTGTGCTATTGATTATGTTGAACAAACATCTATACACGATCTTAACCAGGATAATATTCTTGATTCACAGGGTATAAAAAAGATCATAGAATTAACTTCTGAAGAAAAGATCAAAGCTAACCTGATCGAGAGAGAAAAGGAAAAAACGATCAAGAAGCAAGATGTTGAAGCCAGGGAAACAATTCTCCAGTTAGAACGTCAGCAAATTGAAAAAGAGGAGCAGCAAAGACGAGAGGTCGAGTCAATTAAAGCCAGGGAGTCTGCTGAAATAGAGCGTGTTCAGGCAGAAAATGATAAGAAGGCGCAAAATGCCCGAATAGCGACTGAGGAAGAGATCGGAGTAGCTGAGGAAAATAAATTACGTCAGATATTAGTAGCTCAAAAGAATAAGGAAAAAGCGGATGCGATAGAGAGCGAAAGAGTTGAGCAGGCGAGAGCTCTGGAAGCTACCGAAAGGGAACGTGTAGTAGAGTTGGCACAGATAGAAAAGGAAAAATCTCTTGAAGTAGAAAGAAGAAATATCCAGGAAGTTATTCGCGAGCGCGTTACTGTGGAGAAAGCTACTGTTGAAGAAGAGGAAAAGATCAAAGATACCAGGGCAAATGCGGAAGCAGAACGTAATAAGCAAGTTGCGATAACAGTTGCAGAACAAAAAGCGCAGGAAGCACTTGTTCAGGAGATCAAAGCTGCCGAGGCTGCACGCCAGGCGTCGGAGTCATTAGCTAAAAAGGCTCTGATTGATGCTGAGGCAGAACAATCAGCAGCAATTCACAAAGCAGAAGCAATGAAAACATTAGCCGATGCTGAAGCTGCTCAAAAAGCTGCCATCGGTATGTCTGAAGCACAGGTGATGTCTGCTAAAGCTGAAGCGAAAGAGAAAGAAGGGGAATCTGAAGCATCAGTAATCGAAATGAAGGCAGATGCAGAAGCGAAGGGTATTAAAATGAAATCGAATGCTCAGGCTGAAGCTGATGAGAGGCTTGGATTTGTGGCTGCAAAAGTAGCACGTGAAAAAGGAAAAGCTGATTCTGAAGTTACCGAAGTAATGGCAACTGCTAAGGAAAAAGAAGGCTTGGCAGAAGCTAGTGTAATGGCAGCAAAAGCTAAAGCAGATGCTGATGGTATAAAAGAGAAGGCTGAAGCGATGAAGATTCTTGATGGTGCCGGTATGGAGCATGAAGAATTTAAGATGAGATTAGATAAAGACAGAGCTGTCGAGCTTGCACAATTAGATGTGAACAGACAGATCGCCGAAGCACAAGCAGAGGTAATGGCTGAAGCTATGAAAACTGCAAATATTGATATTATTGGTGGGGAATCAACCTTCTTCAATCAAATAGTCGGTTCGATGGCCAAAGGTAAAGCCATCGATGGATTTATGAAAAGCAGTGATGTGATAACTGATGTGAAGGATGCTTTTTTGAAATCTGACGGTGGATCCTCATTCCGAAATAACATTGGAGAAATAATGAGTACGCTGAATATTTCATCTGAGGACTTAAAGAATCTTTCCATATCTGCATTGTTATTTAAAATGATGCAAAATGCTCAGGATGATGACATGAAAGATAATATCCGTCAGCTGATGGGAATCGCCAAATCAGCAGGGCTGGATAATGAATCTCCGAGAAAATTAGGATTGGCTTAA
- a CDS encoding aspartate kinase: MSDKKTVTFKEPFLLENGEYIHDLQLAYHTYGKIDEDQSNIIWVFHAISGSSDVEEWWPKLFGKGNFYDPEEYFIICVNSIGSPYGSTRPESLDFPQFSIRDLVNSYFKLAEELKIDKIHTIIGGSFGGNQALEFGYGFKGDISHMVLIASCSKESAWGIAVHESQRMAMQSDPTFGAKDGGKAGMKAARSMALLTYRTSDAFIEKQTDTEEKVDNFKSSSYLQYQGEKFINRFNALSYFYLTKCLDTHNIGRNRGGEIKALSEIKIPTLVIGIDSDSLIPTRFQQFIAEHIPDAIYREIKSDYGHDGFLIEIDQITDRIESFYKQHEPVRKDQRIVLKFGGKSLQNGPVLKNVIDITNHAFDLYPVALVVSARGDSTNRLCKLYQAAINGDSYDKLFNDFVENQQIPGYELDLSHETDELANLLAALKVLRYKATPVEDKILAVGELISAKVIANYLNKNGLKAIPVDARQLLIAGRQEAAVNVDFHNSRSNVQEFFGRLDIETIPVITGFIARDVNGETVTLGRNGSNYTATLIASFINAVEVQNWTDVEGVFSASPKYVPHAMKLEHISYREANELANFGANVLHPKTIQPLLFNNIPLRIKSTWKPQETGTLIDKTGAEKGVKAVSSIEGVSLVSLDGKGMLGKVGIDARIFHSLSKKDISVRLISQASSERGIGFVVDSEQANEAELILTREFQNELESGDISSIRVNHDMAIIAIVGRHNFALERAIQGLRKNKIWMYLISNSISGEHISLVISNKNIKKAMNVVHAQVFGAIKTINLFALGKGVVGGTLIDQVVNTGEDLVTERGMKINVIGVADSKKYIVDTKGLGKDWREKLADSDKNNYLPSILKELFETGLENIVIADNTSSEEITEAYPTIVKHGFDIVASNKKANSGDYAFYVELRRLLRRRSKLFYYEANVGAGLPLIDTLKYLKQSSDSVTRIRGFLVAH; the protein is encoded by the coding sequence ATGAGCGATAAAAAGACAGTGACCTTTAAAGAGCCATTTCTTTTAGAAAACGGTGAATATATCCATGATCTTCAATTAGCATATCATACTTATGGCAAGATCGATGAAGATCAGTCGAATATTATCTGGGTATTTCATGCTATTTCGGGAAGCTCAGATGTAGAAGAATGGTGGCCTAAGCTATTTGGTAAAGGAAACTTTTACGATCCGGAAGAATATTTTATCATCTGTGTCAATTCTATTGGCTCACCATATGGGTCTACCCGTCCCGAAAGTCTTGATTTCCCGCAGTTTAGCATTCGAGATTTGGTAAACTCTTATTTTAAACTCGCTGAAGAATTAAAGATTGATAAAATACATACCATAATCGGTGGGTCGTTTGGAGGAAACCAGGCTCTGGAATTTGGTTATGGGTTTAAAGGTGATATCAGTCATATGGTATTAATCGCCTCTTGTTCGAAAGAATCAGCATGGGGTATTGCTGTTCATGAATCTCAAAGAATGGCCATGCAATCTGATCCAACATTTGGTGCCAAAGATGGTGGTAAAGCAGGTATGAAAGCAGCCCGCTCGATGGCCTTATTGACATACCGAACCTCTGATGCTTTTATTGAAAAACAAACAGACACCGAAGAGAAAGTAGACAATTTTAAATCTTCCAGCTATTTACAATATCAGGGGGAGAAATTTATTAATCGCTTTAATGCCTTAAGTTATTTCTATCTCACCAAATGCCTGGATACTCATAATATAGGCAGGAACCGTGGAGGAGAAATAAAGGCTCTTTCAGAAATAAAAATACCTACTTTGGTAATTGGAATTGATTCTGATTCACTTATCCCTACCAGATTTCAGCAATTTATAGCTGAGCATATTCCGGATGCCATCTACAGGGAAATTAAGTCTGATTACGGTCATGATGGGTTTTTAATAGAGATAGACCAGATAACAGACAGAATTGAATCTTTTTATAAACAGCATGAGCCTGTGAGGAAAGATCAGCGTATTGTGTTGAAGTTCGGAGGGAAGTCATTGCAAAACGGGCCTGTTCTGAAAAATGTCATCGATATAACTAACCACGCTTTTGATCTGTATCCGGTTGCTTTAGTGGTTTCAGCACGGGGTGACAGTACAAACAGGTTATGCAAACTTTACCAGGCTGCAATTAATGGTGATTCTTATGATAAATTATTTAATGATTTTGTGGAGAACCAGCAAATTCCGGGATACGAACTTGATCTCTCACATGAAACAGATGAACTGGCAAATTTGCTGGCAGCCCTGAAAGTGTTGAGGTATAAAGCAACACCAGTAGAGGACAAAATTTTAGCAGTGGGAGAACTGATCAGCGCCAAAGTTATTGCTAATTACTTGAATAAAAATGGATTGAAAGCAATCCCGGTTGATGCGAGGCAATTACTGATAGCCGGACGTCAGGAAGCAGCAGTAAATGTTGACTTTCATAATTCACGGTCAAATGTACAAGAGTTTTTCGGAAGGCTGGATATTGAGACTATTCCTGTGATTACAGGATTTATAGCCAGAGATGTTAACGGTGAAACGGTTACCCTGGGCAGAAACGGCAGTAATTATACTGCAACATTGATTGCCAGTTTTATCAATGCTGTCGAGGTACAAAACTGGACAGATGTTGAAGGGGTTTTCAGCGCAAGTCCGAAATATGTTCCACATGCCATGAAGCTGGAACACATAAGCTACCGGGAAGCCAATGAACTTGCAAATTTTGGTGCCAATGTACTTCATCCAAAAACAATCCAGCCACTTCTTTTCAATAATATTCCATTAAGGATCAAAAGTACCTGGAAGCCTCAGGAAACAGGTACTTTAATTGATAAAACCGGTGCTGAAAAGGGTGTTAAAGCAGTTTCATCGATCGAAGGGGTATCACTGGTAAGCTTAGATGGGAAAGGTATGCTGGGAAAAGTGGGTATCGATGCAAGAATATTTCATTCGTTAAGTAAAAAGGATATAAGCGTAAGATTGATTTCACAGGCATCATCAGAAAGAGGTATTGGATTTGTTGTCGATAGTGAACAGGCAAATGAGGCAGAGCTGATTTTGACAAGAGAATTTCAGAATGAATTAGAATCAGGGGATATTTCATCAATCAGAGTTAATCATGATATGGCGATAATTGCCATAGTAGGCAGACATAATTTTGCACTGGAAAGGGCAATCCAGGGGCTTCGGAAAAATAAAATCTGGATGTATCTGATCAGCAATAGCATTAGTGGTGAGCACATATCACTGGTGATCAGTAATAAAAATATAAAAAAGGCAATGAATGTTGTTCATGCCCAGGTCTTTGGTGCAATTAAAACAATTAATTTGTTCGCCCTGGGTAAAGGAGTAGTGGGAGGAACACTAATCGACCAGGTAGTAAATACCGGAGAAGATCTTGTCACTGAGAGAGGTATGAAAATAAATGTAATTGGAGTAGCCGATTCTAAGAAATATATAGTAGACACTAAAGGGCTGGGTAAAGACTGGAGGGAGAAATTAGCTGATTCAGATAAAAACAATTATCTGCCTTCGATACTAAAAGAACTATTTGAAACGGGACTGGAGAATATAGTAATAGCTGACAATACCTCATCAGAAGAAATAACTGAAGCTTATCCTACAATAGTTAAGCATGGATTTGATATCGTTGCATCTAATAAAAAAGCAAATTCCGGCGATTATGCTTTTTATGTTGAGCTAAGGAGATTGCTTAGAAGGAGATCTAAATTGTTTTATTACGAAGCAAATGTTGGAGCTGGTTTACCGTTGATTGATACATTAAAATACCTGAAACAATCTTCAGACAGTGTCACAAGAATTAGGGGATTTTTAGTGGCTCATTGA
- a CDS encoding DUF5034 domain-containing protein, giving the protein MISNSSIQKATGAGFEQYQDTDTLDAVYEFVLMQSLDLNVNFLSEATSYGLFSTTAYACSPLVSYSLMDSVKSVVITSDNDFNSEYPAGTNLVGLFNMLDIGSERIPFSADNLNNAYFLDNFQKDPLTLYITKAPGEASKHVFTIEIETSSKTLSSTTDEVILE; this is encoded by the coding sequence ATGATTTCTAATTCTTCTATTCAGAAGGCAACAGGAGCTGGATTTGAGCAATATCAGGATACCGATACATTAGATGCAGTATATGAATTTGTTCTTATGCAAAGCCTGGACTTAAATGTGAATTTTTTATCAGAGGCTACTTCTTATGGCTTATTTTCAACCACTGCTTATGCTTGCTCCCCATTAGTAAGTTATTCTTTGATGGATTCTGTAAAAAGTGTTGTCATTACTTCAGATAATGATTTTAATAGCGAGTATCCGGCGGGGACTAATCTTGTGGGTTTATTTAATATGTTGGATATCGGTTCTGAAAGAATTCCATTTTCAGCTGATAATCTTAACAATGCCTATTTCTTAGATAATTTTCAAAAGGATCCACTTACATTATATATTACAAAGGCTCCTGGAGAGGCTTCGAAACATGTATTTACGATTGAAATTGAAACCAGCTCAAAAACTTTGAGCTCCACCACCGATGAGGTGATTTTAGAGTAA
- a CDS encoding CesT family type III secretion system chaperone codes for MTKNYQKVRDYVIDLDYDISHEDESNGVLVVNDPSSGISNLVLGCADPILIMEQFILELQDDSNGTLKKLLQKNRDIIHGAFVLDETGRKVIFRNTLELENLDLNELEASFNSLGLLLSEYSNDLITFSK; via the coding sequence ATGACCAAAAACTATCAAAAAGTTAGAGACTATGTAATTGACCTCGATTACGATATTAGCCACGAAGATGAATCAAACGGGGTACTCGTAGTTAATGATCCTTCTTCAGGTATATCAAACCTGGTTCTGGGTTGTGCCGATCCGATCCTAATTATGGAGCAATTCATATTGGAATTGCAGGATGATTCAAATGGAACGCTGAAGAAGTTGCTGCAAAAAAACAGAGACATTATACACGGAGCATTTGTTTTAGATGAGACAGGAAGAAAGGTGATTTTTAGAAATACTTTAGAACTGGAGAATCTTGATTTAAATGAACTTGAAGCTTCATTTAACTCTCTTGGCCTTTTGCTTAGTGAATACAGTAATGATTTAATCACATTTTCAAAGTAG
- a CDS encoding chorismate mutase, with the protein MKTNVIELFKQKRPVVISGPCSAESEEQLLSTAKELADTGKVDILRAGIWKPRTRPGSFEGVGVEALGWMKKAKEETGLPISAEVAKFSHVFDALKHDVDVMWIGARTTVNPFSVQEIADALRGTDATVFVKNPLNPDIQLWTGAIERLQGAGITKIGLIHRGFAQHQKVKYRNEPKWQLAVEMKRRFPDMPMVCDPSHICGNRDLLQAVSQKALDLNMDGLMIESHINPEVALSDKDQQVTPSVLDQLLSDLVVRSTSVEDASFREKLDVLRSRIDMIDEDIMKLLGDRMKTSEEIGHVKNDEGITILQPNRWEEIIEKSLVKGGIHGLSEKFMKAYLKIIHQESIDHQNIVMNKAGNNVVK; encoded by the coding sequence ATGAAAACGAACGTAATTGAATTATTTAAACAGAAAAGGCCGGTAGTAATTTCAGGGCCATGTAGTGCTGAGAGCGAAGAACAATTATTATCCACGGCAAAGGAACTTGCAGATACTGGTAAGGTGGATATTCTACGCGCTGGAATATGGAAACCACGAACAAGACCAGGAAGCTTTGAAGGTGTAGGTGTAGAAGCTCTAGGATGGATGAAAAAAGCTAAAGAAGAAACCGGTCTTCCCATCTCTGCAGAGGTAGCCAAATTCAGTCATGTATTTGATGCATTAAAACACGATGTAGATGTAATGTGGATCGGTGCTCGAACTACTGTGAATCCATTTTCTGTGCAGGAAATCGCGGATGCTTTAAGAGGAACCGACGCGACTGTATTTGTGAAAAACCCGCTTAATCCTGATATCCAATTGTGGACCGGAGCAATCGAACGTTTACAGGGAGCCGGAATTACAAAAATCGGTTTGATCCATCGTGGATTCGCCCAGCATCAAAAGGTGAAATACCGAAACGAACCTAAATGGCAATTGGCAGTTGAAATGAAACGCAGATTTCCGGATATGCCAATGGTCTGTGATCCGAGCCATATTTGTGGAAACCGCGATTTGCTTCAAGCTGTTTCTCAAAAGGCTCTTGATTTGAATATGGATGGTTTGATGATTGAATCACATATTAACCCTGAAGTGGCTTTAAGTGACAAGGATCAGCAGGTTACACCATCGGTTTTAGATCAGTTACTATCAGATCTTGTAGTGAGGAGTACTTCTGTTGAAGATGCTTCATTCAGAGAAAAATTAGATGTATTGCGTAGCCGCATAGATATGATTGATGAAGATATCATGAAGCTTTTAGGTGACCGAATGAAAACTTCTGAAGAGATCGGCCATGTGAAAAATGATGAGGGAATAACGATCCTGCAACCAAACAGATGGGAGGAAATTATTGAGAAATCATTAGTGAAAGGAGGGATTCACGGCCTTTCAGAGAAATTCATGAAAGCATATTTGAAAATTATTCACCAGGAATCTATTGATCATCAGAATATCGTGATGAATAAAGCCGGTAATAACGTTGTTAAATAA
- a CDS encoding OB-fold-containig protein, translating to MNEVLAASVSPANIIITALAIFVVVYWITVIIGLLDMDLFDIDVDLDADAEIDGASVMWLNNVLAFFNLGQVPVMIFFTFLIIPSWTISMIINDLIGNSSIILGIPVLLGSLILGLFIAKFMTMPFVKIFGKLNSSGDAGDVLIGKVCTITIPASKIKTGQAKVSTKGAPHILNVRTTTDSKMSNGETGLVLEYRKDQNIYLIEPYN from the coding sequence ATGAATGAAGTGCTAGCGGCTTCAGTATCGCCGGCAAACATTATTATAACTGCGCTGGCGATATTCGTTGTTGTTTATTGGATAACCGTTATAATTGGTTTGCTGGACATGGATCTTTTCGATATTGATGTTGATTTGGATGCAGATGCCGAGATTGACGGGGCCTCAGTAATGTGGCTAAATAATGTACTTGCATTTTTTAATCTTGGTCAGGTGCCGGTAATGATATTTTTTACATTCCTGATCATACCCTCATGGACAATCTCAATGATTATCAATGACTTGATAGGGAATTCTTCAATTATTCTTGGAATTCCGGTTCTTCTGGGATCTTTGATATTAGGATTGTTCATTGCCAAGTTCATGACCATGCCATTTGTTAAGATTTTTGGGAAATTAAATTCCAGTGGTGATGCGGGAGATGTTTTAATAGGCAAAGTATGCACAATCACTATTCCGGCAAGCAAAATCAAGACAGGACAGGCCAAAGTATCAACAAAAGGAGCGCCTCATATTTTAAATGTCAGAACAACGACTGATTCAAAGATGAGTAATGGAGAGACCGGCCTGGTGTTGGAATACAGAAAAGATCAAAACATTTATTTAATAGAACCATACAACTAA
- a CDS encoding response regulator transcription factor, giving the protein MNQEGKSIYEQYLEIVSATPEVDSSLLQKHVRNLRESEKYLPIGMTFLFITNSSKQKYEFITKNVEYCTGLKLQDLYEEGVNYIMSRIHPEEIKKWHAIVGEIINELLKLPEDQRLKANFQLQYRLKNGSGKYINISDGHIPIALNDDGIPYLFLSQVTVLGSGEKAEPKGILMCLNNNNEYDVIFKTPDKAGNIEIFLTDREIEVLNYVGKGMTSKDIADKIHVSKETVDKHRKNIIKKMNVNNVVEAYSKAKRADLIE; this is encoded by the coding sequence ATGAATCAGGAAGGAAAATCCATTTATGAACAATATCTGGAAATCGTATCAGCGACACCTGAAGTAGATTCTTCGTTACTTCAAAAACATGTCAGGAATTTAAGGGAATCTGAGAAATATTTACCTATTGGCATGACCTTTTTATTCATAACCAATTCTTCTAAACAGAAATATGAATTTATTACTAAAAATGTTGAATACTGCACTGGTTTAAAGCTCCAGGACCTTTATGAAGAAGGAGTAAATTACATTATGTCGAGAATTCACCCGGAAGAAATTAAAAAATGGCATGCCATTGTAGGAGAGATTATTAATGAATTGCTAAAACTACCTGAAGACCAACGGTTAAAAGCTAATTTTCAGCTCCAATACAGGCTCAAAAACGGCTCCGGAAAGTATATTAATATTTCTGACGGTCATATACCTATAGCATTAAATGATGATGGAATACCATATTTATTTCTGAGCCAGGTGACTGTACTTGGAAGTGGTGAGAAGGCCGAGCCAAAAGGAATTTTAATGTGTTTAAATAACAACAATGAATATGATGTAATTTTCAAAACTCCTGATAAGGCTGGCAATATAGAAATATTTCTTACTGATCGGGAAATTGAAGTTTTGAATTATGTTGGCAAGGGGATGACCAGTAAAGATATTGCAGACAAAATACACGTGAGTAAAGAAACCGTTGATAAACACCGAAAAAATATTATCAAAAAAATGAATGTCAATAATGTGGTTGAAGCCTACAGTAAAGCTAAAAGGGCTGATCTTATTGAATGA
- a CDS encoding helix-turn-helix domain-containing protein, whose product MSYIGKNIKKIRVVKKMSQADFAQIFDIARPSVGAYEEGRSEPKIETIIQIAKYFKLSIDTLLTKELTINELYKFDLFKKEFKGSLDKKVDKPHKDSIQKSTPLVTIGDHLNYIVNYDHADFINNLPEIQFPLNKSKKTRAFQISGSEMEYEGCGLNHKDIILCTPIDKNSKLNTDTLYIVVTNDEIISRSLKTITKSTMVFKPYNPAYDNSSIKKEDIIELWKAEAVFSLTLRSPSRLEERVEKLEQQLDKLLKDKI is encoded by the coding sequence ATGTCATATATCGGCAAAAACATCAAAAAAATACGCGTTGTCAAAAAAATGAGCCAAGCTGATTTTGCTCAAATCTTTGACATCGCAAGACCTAGTGTAGGTGCCTACGAAGAAGGACGTTCCGAGCCGAAAATAGAAACTATTATACAAATTGCAAAATACTTTAAGCTCTCTATAGATACATTGTTGACAAAAGAACTCACCATTAATGAGCTCTATAAGTTTGACTTGTTTAAAAAAGAATTCAAAGGTTCTTTAGATAAAAAAGTAGACAAGCCTCACAAAGATTCTATACAGAAATCCACCCCATTGGTAACCATTGGTGATCACTTAAATTACATAGTAAACTATGATCATGCGGATTTCATTAACAATTTACCGGAAATACAATTCCCCTTAAACAAATCTAAAAAAACAAGGGCTTTTCAAATTTCCGGTAGCGAAATGGAATATGAAGGCTGTGGATTAAATCACAAAGACATCATACTCTGTACTCCAATTGATAAGAACTCAAAGCTCAACACTGACACTCTTTATATTGTAGTAACCAATGATGAGATTATTTCTAGGTCTTTAAAAACTATAACGAAATCAACTATGGTATTCAAACCATACAATCCTGCCTATGACAATTCTTCTATTAAAAAAGAAGATATCATTGAATTATGGAAAGCAGAAGCTGTTTTTAGCCTTACATTACGATCTCCCAGCAGACTTGAGGAAAGAGTCGAAAAACTAGAACAACAATTAGACAAACTTCTTAAGGATAAAATTTAA
- a CDS encoding homoserine dehydrogenase family protein: MSYLFNNFSENQSLFSEVLLKARELGYTEPDPREDLDGMDVARKLLILAREIGLESEMDDVEIQNLIPEALQNEDDFDSFLQHKEELDIHYKKLKSSLKENEVLRYIGDLDVEKHQLNVKLIKVDKNSPLGGIKNADSIFEIYTSGYGDHPLIIQGAGAGAEVTARGVYTDILKIGNQL, from the coding sequence TTGAGTTATTTATTTAATAATTTTTCAGAAAATCAATCGCTCTTTTCCGAAGTTTTATTAAAAGCAAGAGAGCTGGGCTATACAGAGCCAGATCCTCGTGAAGATCTTGATGGAATGGATGTGGCAAGGAAGTTATTGATTTTGGCGAGAGAGATCGGACTGGAATCAGAAATGGATGACGTTGAGATACAAAACTTAATTCCGGAAGCTCTTCAGAATGAAGACGATTTTGATTCTTTTCTACAGCATAAAGAGGAATTAGATATTCACTATAAAAAGCTAAAATCAAGTTTAAAAGAAAATGAAGTGCTAAGGTATATCGGAGACCTTGATGTTGAAAAGCACCAGTTGAATGTGAAATTGATCAAGGTAGATAAAAATTCACCCCTTGGAGGGATAAAAAATGCTGATTCAATTTTTGAAATATATACATCAGGATATGGTGATCACCCATTGATTATTCAGGGTGCCGGAGCCGGAGCAGAAGTAACTGCGAGAGGTGTTTATACAGATATATTAAAGATCGGTAATCAGTTATAA
- a CDS encoding PspA/IM30 family protein translates to MNIFRRLFKIGQSEAHAAVDKLEDPIKLTEQGIRDMKEDLDKSLKSLAEVKAMAIKARREYENYTSKSEDYEQKAVKLLKSAQTGSVSNEEADRLATEALIQKEENMKHAARAQGQKQQFESSVEQLEGNIKRLKSKIAKWENELKTLKARVKVSNATKNINKQMAQIDSSDTISMLERMREKVDQEEALAESYGEMAEESRSIDEEIDKTLAQAETSDKAEELARLKEKLGINNDK, encoded by the coding sequence ATGAACATATTTAGAAGATTATTTAAAATTGGTCAATCTGAAGCTCATGCAGCTGTGGATAAATTAGAAGATCCTATAAAATTAACTGAGCAGGGAATCAGAGATATGAAAGAAGATCTCGATAAAAGTTTGAAATCCCTTGCCGAAGTAAAAGCGATGGCTATCAAAGCCAGGAGAGAGTATGAAAATTATACCTCCAAATCAGAAGATTATGAGCAAAAGGCTGTAAAACTTCTTAAAAGTGCGCAAACTGGTTCTGTTTCAAACGAAGAGGCAGATCGTTTAGCTACTGAGGCGCTTATTCAAAAAGAAGAAAACATGAAACATGCTGCCAGGGCTCAGGGTCAAAAACAACAATTCGAATCTTCTGTAGAGCAGCTTGAAGGCAATATCAAGAGATTAAAGTCAAAGATCGCAAAGTGGGAAAATGAACTTAAAACTCTTAAAGCAAGGGTAAAAGTGAGTAATGCCACTAAAAATATAAATAAGCAAATGGCTCAGATCGATTCTTCAGATACAATTAGCATGCTGGAGCGAATGAGAGAAAAAGTTGATCAGGAAGAAGCTCTTGCGGAAAGTTATGGTGAAATGGCAGAGGAGTCAAGAAGTATCGATGAAGAGATAGATAAAACTCTTGCGCAGGCAGAAACCAGCGATAAAGCTGAGGAACTAGCCAGATTAAAAGAAAAATTAGGTATTAACAACGACAAATAA